CACGTGCGGAAGAAGAACCAACGACTACGGAAGCACCTGAACCAGAAGCTGTACATGGTAAAGATGAAGAGCCTGTTGAATAATTTTGAATAAATAAGGATGGAAGATTCGCATTTGTTTGCGATATCTTCCATTTTTTTGTTATAATGGTTTCGAGAAGGAGGCGTTTATATGCTTGATAAGTCAGTGCCACACATTTCTGCTATTATGGTTAATCACGATGCGACAAATTATCCGGAGTTTCATTTACCTGAGGGATATTCTTTTTGCTTTTATAAAGATGGTTTGGAAGAAGACTGGTGTAGATTACAACTAGAAACTGGTCAAGTACCGTCAATGGATAGCATTCGCGCTCGTTTTGAAACAGAATTTGGAAATGAAAAAGAAAAATTAGCCAAGCGCTGCGTCTTTGTAGAGGCGCCAAATGGTGAAATTATTGGAACGGCTATGCTTTGGGACGGAAATACATTCGGCGAAATGGAAAGCCGGATTCACTGGGTTGCAGTCCTTGATT
The sequence above is drawn from the Listeria monocytogenes genome and encodes:
- a CDS encoding GNAT family N-acetyltransferase, whose protein sequence is MLDKSVPHISAIMVNHDATNYPEFHLPEGYSFCFYKDGLEEDWCRLQLETGQVPSMDSIRARFETEFGNEKEKLAKRCVFVEAPNGEIIGTAMLWDGNTFGEMESRIHWVAVLDSHGGKGIAKALLSKILGLNKNDFVYLTTQTGSYQAIYLYQKFGFEKYVGKTPKNWRTVNFQEEKEAAWQIIENKIAEHQA